The following coding sequences lie in one Musa acuminata AAA Group cultivar baxijiao chromosome BXJ1-8, Cavendish_Baxijiao_AAA, whole genome shotgun sequence genomic window:
- the LOC103995989 gene encoding calmodulin-like protein 3: MDPSELKRVFQMFDRNGDGRITKAELTDSLENLGILVPEAELASMIERIDANGDGCVDVEEFGTLYRTIMDERDEEEDMREAFNVFDRNGDGFITVEELRSVLASLGLKQGRTAEDCRKMINEVDVDGDGVVNFKEFKQMMKGGGFAAPS, from the coding sequence ATGGACCCGTCGGAGCTGAAACGGGTCTTCCAGATGTTCGACCGCAACGGCGACGGCCGCATCACCAAGGCGGAGCTCACCGACTCGTTGGAGAACCTGGGGATCCTCGTCCCCGAGGCGGAGCTGGCGTCCATGATCGAGAGGATCGACGCCAACGGCGACGGTTGCGTGGACGTGGAGGAGTTCGGCACGCtctaccgcaccatcatggacgaGCGGGACGAGGAGGAGGACATGCGCGAGGCCTTCAACGTGTTCGACCGCAACGGCGACGGGTTCATCACCGTGGAGGAGCTGCGCTCCGTGCTCGCCTCCCTCGGCCTCAAGCAAGGCCGCACCGCCGAGGACTGCCGGAAGATGATCAACGAGGTGGACGTGGACGGTGACGGCGTCGTCAACTTTAAGGAGTTCAAGCAGATGATGAAGGGTGGCGGGTTCGCAGCTCCCAGCTAA